In the Chryseobacterium sp. MYb264 genome, one interval contains:
- the porU gene encoding type IX secretion system sortase PorU — protein MRKKITVLFLLASTSMYWAQRVNIEWSGSKIQDFGETKINLPNFKNEGFSYSQNNVFITTKQKIGEKQLKISNLSWEAVSNNELFELNKQLISPREVKDISYFYYEGERYATTSVSLFKYERGRVLRLVSYDVSEGGSIISQNSGNANKVGSTSNPLASGGFYKIKVDKSGIFKITTQFLKDNGINPSSVNPRNFRIYGNGGIMLPEHNQNTRYSALQENAIQVVGEDDGIWNDEDYALFYAQGPNGYNLYDTGNGNGFKRNETRSDMSNNLKNIYDDFSYYYINFDKGAGKRVQTADIALPSTPLITRYDDYQVINNDQKNLLKVGRIWVEDSPFTTDKEITLNTKSPIQGGDVIKYRTQVVGYHSQQNSVTFDINSQNPVPFNVPPNSANVGYDFFPLNYNGTVSNLSGTQIKFNYKPNISTNPNGNFYFDYVEVQYKEDLRFNGTQMNFRDFSLSSGTNTAYGFSIANTAAMEQVWDVTDITNATRRVNKAGGSGIFSFGYTTSDPNFNNEFVAFRAESAYSPQFVERIANQNLSELQNIDYLILTTPQMMAQAQRMANYHESRNNYNVQIVDINKIYNEFSSGSRDLTAIRDFVTKLNSPIGRLKYVLILGDGSYDYKDRISGNTNIVPSYESERSADFISSFVTDDYIVMNQPQTADYLDYILPDIPVGRIPAANVTEAANMIDKILAYNNALPGQSTPFGEWRMKLDFVVDDDNDGGTPFHTVMNNSLVNVFEQNNTNLKEYNVRKLYLDAFQQQSSAGGPRYPQVNQAIANDVGNSLYLFYFGHGGINGWAQERVLSVDEVQNFNNFSNVYSRLPFVSTITCEFTLWDDPETSSVGEQFIKLKQGGTSAMITSSRAVGVGYGIDFTNILTQNLFKLDNDDFATLGTAHLNAKKQKGAYSDHLKVNFLGDPATKLSRPKRLLTIDNIETPVPGLIRGLDFVKITGRVTNPNGSTNTTFNGRVVINIFDKKLNKSTLNNDGVLTPILQYTEEGSAIVKASGTAVNGVFTVEFYVPKDINYAVGTGRILGYADNKATDVFNNQAVQVGDLNPNGINDNEPPKVRLYMNNTNFADGGITDQNPMLLACVTDDTGINSTGSGVGHDITVYLDGQIINTIVLNDFYASGEGNGCVNPSLADYQKGNVTYPFRNLALGQHQLTFKVWDINNNSTTSTLNFEVKDEADQHLIINRPLNWPNPFTNKTYVQFEHNCDDILDVNVQIYTITGKLVKTISQTVMAEPFLQGFRTPRQAIEWDGRDDFGATVAKGTYIFKIFAKSQNQEKCKGSATAVEKMVLLK, from the coding sequence ATGAGAAAAAAAATCACGGTTTTATTTCTATTAGCCTCTACATCAATGTATTGGGCACAAAGAGTGAATATAGAATGGAGCGGCTCTAAAATTCAAGACTTCGGGGAAACAAAAATTAATCTTCCCAACTTCAAAAATGAAGGTTTTTCTTACAGCCAAAATAACGTTTTCATCACTACAAAACAAAAAATAGGAGAAAAGCAGTTAAAAATCTCTAATCTTTCTTGGGAAGCTGTTTCCAACAATGAACTGTTTGAACTGAATAAGCAACTGATCAGCCCCCGTGAAGTAAAAGACATATCTTATTTCTATTATGAAGGAGAAAGATATGCAACAACTTCCGTGTCCTTATTTAAGTATGAAAGAGGGAGAGTCTTGAGACTGGTCTCCTACGATGTTTCAGAAGGAGGTTCCATAATTTCTCAGAACAGCGGGAATGCGAATAAAGTGGGATCTACCTCTAATCCTCTGGCGAGTGGAGGTTTTTACAAAATAAAAGTTGATAAATCAGGAATTTTTAAAATTACCACCCAGTTTTTAAAAGACAACGGGATTAATCCGTCATCCGTGAATCCCAGGAATTTTCGAATTTACGGAAACGGAGGGATCATGCTTCCTGAGCATAATCAAAATACCCGATACAGTGCTTTACAGGAAAATGCAATACAGGTTGTAGGGGAAGATGACGGCATATGGAACGATGAAGATTACGCTCTTTTCTATGCACAGGGACCCAACGGATACAATCTTTATGATACCGGAAACGGAAACGGATTCAAGAGAAATGAAACCCGTTCGGACATGAGCAATAACCTGAAAAATATTTATGACGATTTTTCATATTATTATATCAACTTCGACAAAGGTGCCGGAAAAAGAGTGCAGACGGCAGACATTGCTCTTCCCTCAACGCCACTCATCACCCGATATGACGATTATCAGGTCATTAACAATGATCAGAAGAACCTTTTAAAGGTAGGACGAATTTGGGTCGAAGACAGCCCCTTTACTACCGATAAGGAAATTACCCTGAACACAAAATCTCCGATACAGGGTGGTGATGTGATTAAATACAGGACTCAGGTGGTGGGTTATCACTCTCAACAGAATTCGGTTACATTTGATATCAACAGCCAAAATCCTGTGCCGTTCAACGTTCCCCCCAATTCCGCCAATGTAGGATATGATTTTTTTCCGTTAAACTATAACGGTACGGTATCCAACCTGAGTGGTACACAGATTAAATTTAATTATAAGCCCAATATTTCTACAAACCCCAACGGGAATTTCTATTTTGATTATGTAGAGGTGCAGTATAAAGAAGATCTTAGATTCAACGGTACCCAGATGAATTTCAGAGATTTCTCGCTGAGCAGCGGAACCAATACCGCCTACGGATTTAGTATTGCGAACACGGCTGCCATGGAGCAGGTATGGGATGTAACCGATATCACCAATGCCACAAGAAGGGTGAATAAAGCTGGGGGTAGCGGTATTTTCAGTTTCGGATATACCACATCGGATCCTAATTTCAATAATGAATTTGTTGCTTTTCGTGCAGAATCGGCTTATTCTCCTCAGTTTGTCGAAAGAATTGCCAATCAAAACCTTTCTGAACTCCAGAATATAGATTATCTCATCCTCACGACTCCACAAATGATGGCGCAGGCTCAGAGGATGGCGAACTATCATGAGTCGAGAAACAATTACAATGTCCAGATTGTTGATATTAATAAAATTTATAATGAATTCAGCAGTGGCAGCAGAGATCTGACAGCGATCAGAGATTTTGTTACTAAACTGAATAGCCCGATAGGTCGTCTGAAATATGTACTGATCCTGGGAGATGGATCTTATGATTATAAAGACCGTATTTCAGGGAATACCAATATTGTTCCGAGTTATGAAAGTGAGCGGTCGGCCGATTTTATCAGCTCATTTGTTACGGATGACTATATTGTAATGAATCAGCCTCAGACCGCTGATTACCTTGACTATATCCTTCCGGACATTCCTGTGGGAAGAATTCCTGCAGCTAATGTAACGGAAGCTGCGAATATGATTGACAAAATTCTCGCTTACAACAATGCTCTTCCCGGCCAGTCAACCCCTTTTGGAGAATGGCGTATGAAACTAGACTTTGTAGTGGATGATGACAATGACGGCGGAACCCCATTTCATACTGTAATGAATAATTCTTTGGTGAATGTTTTTGAACAGAACAATACCAATCTGAAAGAATACAATGTAAGAAAACTTTATCTGGATGCTTTCCAGCAACAAAGTTCTGCGGGAGGCCCAAGATATCCGCAAGTCAACCAGGCTATTGCGAACGATGTAGGCAACAGTCTCTATCTTTTCTATTTCGGACATGGAGGAATCAATGGATGGGCTCAGGAGCGGGTTCTTTCTGTAGATGAAGTTCAGAACTTCAACAATTTTTCCAATGTCTACAGCCGCCTTCCTTTTGTATCCACCATTACCTGCGAATTTACACTTTGGGATGATCCTGAAACCAGCTCAGTGGGGGAACAGTTTATCAAGCTGAAACAGGGAGGAACCTCAGCAATGATCACCTCCAGCCGTGCTGTAGGCGTAGGTTACGGTATTGATTTTACCAATATTCTTACCCAGAATCTCTTCAAACTTGATAATGATGACTTTGCGACCTTAGGGACAGCCCATTTGAATGCTAAAAAACAGAAGGGAGCCTATTCAGACCACCTGAAAGTAAACTTTCTGGGTGATCCCGCGACAAAATTAAGCCGTCCGAAAAGGTTGTTAACCATTGATAATATTGAAACTCCGGTTCCCGGACTGATCCGAGGACTGGATTTCGTGAAAATAACAGGTCGTGTGACCAACCCAAATGGTTCTACCAATACGACTTTTAACGGGCGCGTGGTCATTAATATTTTTGATAAAAAATTAAATAAATCCACACTCAATAATGATGGTGTTTTAACGCCTATTCTTCAGTATACCGAAGAAGGCAGCGCCATCGTGAAAGCCTCGGGAACGGCTGTGAACGGAGTATTTACCGTAGAATTCTATGTTCCAAAAGATATTAATTATGCGGTAGGAACCGGAAGAATTCTTGGGTATGCTGACAACAAAGCCACTGATGTTTTTAATAATCAGGCTGTGCAGGTGGGTGATCTTAATCCTAACGGAATTAATGACAATGAGCCGCCAAAAGTAAGATTATATATGAATAACACCAATTTTGCCGATGGAGGGATTACGGATCAAAACCCGATGCTGCTGGCCTGCGTTACGGATGATACGGGGATCAATTCCACCGGTTCAGGGGTTGGCCATGACATTACGGTATACCTGGATGGTCAGATTATCAATACGATTGTTTTGAATGACTTTTATGCCTCCGGTGAGGGAAATGGCTGTGTAAACCCAAGTTTGGCAGACTATCAAAAAGGTAATGTAACCTACCCTTTCCGAAATTTGGCATTAGGTCAACATCAATTAACATTTAAAGTTTGGGATATAAACAATAATTCTACAACTTCTACGTTGAATTTTGAGGTTAAAGATGAAGCTGATCAGCATCTGATTATTAACAGACCGCTAAACTGGCCGAATCCGTTCACCAATAAAACGTATGTTCAGTTTGAGCATAACTGTGATGATATCCTTGATGTCAACGTTCAAATTTACACCATTACAGGAAAATTGGTTAAAACAATTTCGCAGACTGTAATGGCAGAACCATTCCTGCAAGGCTTCAGAACGCCACGTCAGGCCATTGAATGGGATGGAAGGGATGATTTTGGTGCCACTGTAGCAAAAGGTACGTATATTTTTAAGATATTTGCAAAAAGTCAGAATCAAGAAAAATGCAAAGGAAGTGCTACAGCTGTAGAAAAAATGGTACTTTTGAAATAA
- the porV gene encoding type IX secretion system outer membrane channel protein PorV, with the protein MNLTTKLFLGIGLSAGFLGYSQDLSKVNPVLTGAPFLRIAPDARAGGMGDQGVVTSPDAFSQFWNAAKYPFSRTSSSVGVTYTPYMGKLTNDVFLLYGAFHKFLGQEERSTISASIYYFNMGEVDLTQLVGNDVTSMGTSKPNEFSIDIAYGLKLSDSYSMAVTGRFIRSDLAGGFNTDTTLKAANSFAVDVSGYYTSPRFSSFGGYDGKVNAGFAVQNLGPKLDYTGNEESRSYLPTMARLGIGYDMYLDDVNRVGLSIEGSKILVPGSEYVGIDPNTRKPMYAVPNVGVMEGIGKSFKNTNSIMYSAGLEYSYDNAFAVRGGYFHESEEQGARQFATAGIGLKYRSFGLDISYLINMSKINTALDNTLRFGLTWNIGDETSNVDY; encoded by the coding sequence ATGAATTTAACGACTAAGCTGTTTTTGGGGATTGGTTTAAGTGCCGGTTTTTTAGGATACTCGCAGGACCTAAGTAAAGTAAACCCGGTACTCACGGGAGCTCCTTTTCTGAGGATTGCACCCGATGCGAGAGCCGGAGGTATGGGTGATCAAGGTGTTGTGACCTCACCGGACGCATTTTCTCAATTCTGGAATGCAGCGAAATATCCTTTCAGCAGGACAAGTTCTTCAGTGGGGGTAACCTATACGCCTTATATGGGGAAGCTGACGAATGATGTATTCTTATTATACGGTGCGTTCCACAAATTCTTAGGTCAGGAAGAAAGATCGACCATCTCCGCGAGTATTTATTACTTCAATATGGGAGAAGTAGATTTAACCCAGTTGGTGGGAAATGATGTAACTTCAATGGGAACCTCCAAGCCTAACGAATTCTCTATTGACATAGCTTACGGTCTGAAACTTTCTGATTCTTATTCAATGGCAGTTACGGGTAGATTCATCCGTTCAGACTTAGCCGGAGGATTCAATACCGATACCACTTTAAAAGCAGCCAACTCTTTTGCAGTAGACGTTTCGGGATATTATACCTCCCCTCGATTCTCAAGTTTCGGAGGCTATGACGGAAAAGTTAATGCAGGTTTCGCCGTTCAGAACTTAGGTCCTAAGCTGGATTATACAGGAAATGAAGAATCGAGATCCTATCTTCCTACAATGGCGAGATTGGGGATTGGTTATGATATGTATCTTGATGATGTTAACAGAGTGGGATTAAGCATTGAAGGTTCCAAAATTTTGGTACCGGGTTCAGAGTATGTGGGAATAGATCCCAATACAAGAAAACCAATGTATGCAGTCCCTAATGTAGGGGTGATGGAAGGAATCGGAAAATCCTTCAAAAACACCAATTCTATTATGTACAGTGCCGGTCTTGAATATTCTTATGACAATGCATTTGCAGTAAGAGGCGGTTATTTTCACGAAAGCGAAGAACAGGGTGCCAGACAGTTTGCAACCGCCGGTATCGGATTAAAATACCGTTCTTTCGGACTTGACATCTCTTACCTGATCAATATGTCCAAGATCAATACCGCATTGGATAATACCCTGCGTTTCGGGCTGACCTGGAATATTGGTGATGAAACATCCAATGTAGATTATTAA